The Devosia sp. MC521 genome has a segment encoding these proteins:
- a CDS encoding ribonuclease HII: MLLDRGALYVAGVDEAGRGPLAGPVVVAAVRLDPNRIPQGLNDSKKLTEAKREALYEEIMACADVAIVSAPPTDIETLNIRGATLAAMAKAVAALPQKADRALIDGRDVPPALPCPGIALVGGDGRSVSIAAASIVAKVTRDRMCAIMDADAPHFGFYCHKGYGTAAHMKALKLNGPCRHHRSEFAPIAALLAAGNARELEN; this comes from the coding sequence ATGCTGCTCGATCGCGGCGCACTTTATGTTGCCGGTGTCGATGAGGCAGGACGAGGTCCCCTTGCAGGGCCCGTGGTGGTTGCGGCTGTTCGCCTGGACCCCAACCGCATCCCGCAAGGGCTCAACGACAGTAAGAAGCTAACCGAGGCCAAGCGCGAGGCGCTTTATGAAGAGATCATGGCCTGCGCCGACGTCGCTATCGTGAGCGCGCCGCCGACAGACATTGAAACCCTCAACATTCGTGGGGCGACGCTTGCGGCTATGGCCAAGGCCGTTGCAGCCCTTCCGCAAAAGGCCGACCGCGCGCTTATCGATGGGCGCGATGTGCCACCGGCCCTGCCCTGTCCCGGAATTGCTCTGGTCGGTGGCGACGGGCGCAGCGTGTCGATTGCGGCGGCATCTATTGTCGCCAAGGTCACGCGCGACCGCATGTGTGCCATTATGGATGCTGACGCGCCCCATTTTGGCTTTTACTGCCACAAGGGATATGGCACCGCTGCGCATATGAAGGCCTTGAAATTAAACGGCCCATGTCGCCACCACCGCAGTGAATTCGCCCCAATAGCGGCCCTGCTTGCGGCAGGTAATGCGAGAGAATTGGAGAATTAA
- a CDS encoding site-specific DNA-methyltransferase, translated as MGDCIDHMNSLPAGSIDLIFADPPYNLQLEQGLTRPDQSKVDAVDDDWDKFESFAHYDEFTRAWMAAARRVLKPDGAMWVIGSYHNIFRVGTALQDLGFWMMNDIVWRKANPMPNFRGTRFTNAHETLIWAAKSQKSRVTFNYEAMKLANDDTQMRSDWLFPICTGNERLKGEDDSKLHPTQKPEALLFRILNATTKPGDIVLDPFFGTGTTGAVARKLGRHFIGIDREENYIKGARERIAAIRPGVFEALQQIKPKRKETRIPFGSLVEQGLIEVGAELFDSQRRFTAMVRADGSLVSGHHQGSIHKVGALVTGAESCNGWTFWHHEQNGAVAPIDSLREGIRQQLDRLSA; from the coding sequence ATGGGCGATTGCATCGACCATATGAACAGCTTGCCGGCCGGCTCTATCGATCTCATTTTCGCAGATCCCCCATACAATTTGCAGCTGGAACAGGGCCTCACCCGCCCGGACCAGAGCAAAGTCGACGCCGTCGATGACGATTGGGACAAGTTTGAAAGCTTCGCCCATTACGATGAGTTCACACGCGCTTGGATGGCTGCTGCCCGCCGCGTTTTGAAGCCCGATGGGGCGATGTGGGTCATCGGCTCCTACCACAACATTTTCCGCGTTGGCACGGCATTGCAGGACCTTGGGTTCTGGATGATGAACGACATCGTTTGGCGCAAGGCCAATCCGATGCCGAACTTCCGTGGCACACGCTTTACCAATGCGCATGAGACGCTGATCTGGGCTGCCAAAAGCCAGAAGAGCCGCGTCACCTTCAACTATGAAGCCATGAAGCTGGCCAATGACGACACGCAGATGCGGTCTGACTGGCTCTTCCCGATCTGCACCGGCAATGAGCGCCTCAAGGGTGAAGACGACAGCAAGCTGCATCCGACGCAGAAGCCGGAAGCGCTGCTGTTCCGCATCCTGAACGCGACCACTAAGCCAGGCGATATTGTGCTCGATCCATTCTTCGGCACCGGCACAACTGGCGCGGTCGCTCGCAAATTGGGTCGTCACTTTATTGGGATCGACCGCGAAGAAAATTACATCAAGGGTGCACGTGAGCGTATCGCCGCCATTCGCCCAGGTGTTTTCGAAGCGCTGCAACAGATTAAGCCGAAGCGCAAAGAAACGCGCATTCCATTCGGTTCCTTGGTTGAACAGGGACTAATTGAAGTCGGCGCTGAACTTTTTGATAGCCAACGACGTTTCACTGCCATGGTTCGTGCAGACGGCTCACTCGTCTCAGGCCACCATCAGGGTTCGATCCACAAGGTCGGCGCTCTGGTGACTGGAGCTGAGTCATGCAACGGGTGGACTTTCTGGCACCACGAACAGAACGGCGCTGTCGCCCCGATTGATAGTCTTCGGGAAGGCATCCGCCAACAACTCGACCGACTTTCTGCCTGA